The Sesamum indicum cultivar Zhongzhi No. 13 linkage group LG6, S_indicum_v1.0, whole genome shotgun sequence genome has a segment encoding these proteins:
- the LOC105165198 gene encoding myb-related protein Myb4, with product MGRAPCCEKVGLKRGRWTAEEDEILRKYVEANGEGSWRSLPKNAGLLRCGKSCRLRWINYLRSDLKRGNISAQEEEIIINLHASLGNRWSLIAGHLPGRTDNEIKNYWNSHLSRKIQSFRPTKFIPPAVAAAVRRTGRRTARSVAKKNKNSELKGGGGAANTPVPMPTTPTPEKEALSSTAEWQDKDNSCNVIPESSPLEERLMESLGAAGTEESEIRNTTPVFSVTEEMEMENGDLCLDDIMEDLNGIVGLDEERESPGKIEERESESCRNVDSGEKGSSGNGNHVVDDRGSWKSIGEWNLMSSPGNSWEWDWCHDDDTLRGGNEEWGQEENTLSWLWDGDTATGDCTDGDSEMDRRREKHNAMLSWLMS from the exons ATGGGGAGAGCGCCTTGCTGCGAGAAAGTGGGTCTCAAAAGAGGAAGATGGACGGCCGAAGAAGACGAGATACTTAGAAAATATGTCGAGGCCAATGGCGAAGGCTCTTGGAGATCATTACCCAAGAATGCAG GGCTGCTTAGGTGTGGAAAGAGTTGCAGACTGCGGTGGATTAATTACTTGAGATCCGACTTGAAGAGAGGCAATATTTCTGCTCAAGAGGAAGAAATCATCATCAACCTCCACGCGTCCCTGGGCAATAG GTGGTCTTTGATAGCGGGGCACTTGCCGGGCCGAACTGACAATGAAATAAAGAACTACTGGAATTCTCATTTGAGcagaaaaatacaaagtttCCGGCCAACCAAATTCATTCCACCAGCGGTGGCAGCGGCGGTCAGGAGAACCGGAAGGCGAACTGCTCGATCAGTCgcaaagaagaacaaaaatagCGAGCTTAAAGGGGGCGGCGGAGCAGCAAATACGCCAGTCCCGATGCCAACTACCCCAACTCCAGAGAAAGAGGCATTGTCCAGTACCGCTGAATGGCAAGATAAGGACAACAGCTGTAATGTTATTCCGGAGTCGTCCCCACTGGAAGAAAGATTAATGGAGAGCCTGGGTGCAGCAGGGACAGAAGAGAGCGAAATCAGGAACACGACTCCAGTATTTTCCGTGACTGAGGAGATGGAAATGGAGAACGGGGATTTATGCCTGGATGATATTATGGAGGATTTGAATGGGATTGTGGGTTTGgatgaggagagagagagccCAGGAAAGATTGAGGAGAGAGAATCGGAAAGTTGCCGGAATGTGGATTCCGGGGAAAAGGGAAGTTCAGGGAATGGGAATCATGTTGTTGATGATAGGGGATCATGGAAGAGCATTGGCGAGTGGAACTTGATGAGCTCTCCGGGGAATTCATGGGAATGGGATTGGTGTCATGATGATGATACCTTGCGGGGCGGGAACGAGGAATGGGGACAAGAAGAGAACACGTTGTCTTGGCTTTGGGATGGTGACACCGCAACAGGAGACTGTACTGATGGAGACTCCGAAATGGACCGACGACGTGAAAAGCATAATGCAATGCTTTCATGGCTTATGTCATGA
- the LOC105165200 gene encoding uncharacterized protein LOC105165200: MLLSDPNTAGGSSAADPPRFSEDIDSTCSTPFVSAPSSPGHGPSGYFFSAPASPMHFLLSNAKTKASSTDYEPVFLSSDSGSFEFEFSSRFSPNGSGGNGSMTSADELFFNGQIRPMKLSSHLERPQDTVASFVDFYNEEDSVDVTNVRGRDLRVRGTKYSHRKARSMSPLRFGQFEWHGLKPIDANQENEAKENESSETTPSCSASSSRSSSSGRNSKKWLFLKDLLHRSKSEGRTQNKERFWSAISFSQVKEKKTSSSPSPSPVLSPSSSRDEKKGKTETKKERKAPATVKPANGVWRRRVPPSAHELHYTANRAQAEEMKKKTFLPYRQGLLGCLGFSSKSYGAFSGFTRNLNPISSR; encoded by the coding sequence ATGCTTCTCTCCGACCCTAACACCGCCGGCGGTTCCTCGGCCGCGGACCCTCCGCGCTTCAGTGAAGATATTGACAGCACTTGCTCCACCCCTTTTGTCAGCGCCCCGTCCAGCCCGGGACATGGTCCCTCAGGTTATTTCTTCAGTGCACCTGCTAGCCCAATGCATTTCCTACTTTCGAATGCGAAAACTAAAGCGTCTTCTACTGATTATGAGCCTGTTTTCCTGTCCTCTGATTCGGGCTCGTTCGAGTTCGAGTTTTCTTCTCGGTTTTCACCTAATGGGTCGGGCGGAAATGGGTCCATGACGTCTGCTGATGAACTGTTCTTCAACGGTCAGATCCGACCCATGAAATTGTCTTCTCATCTAGAGAGGCCTCAGGACACCGTTGCGTCATTTGTAGATTTCTATAATGAGGAGGATTCGGTAGATGTCACAAATGTAAGAGGCAGAGATCTGAGGGTGCGGGGTACTAAATACTCGCACCGCAAAGCCAGATCCATGTCGCCATTACGCTTCGGACAGTTCGAATGGCATGGGTTGAAACCCATCGACGCGAATCAAGAGAATGAAGCCAAGGAGAATGAGTCGAGCGAGACGACGCCGTCGTGCTCGGCATCTTCATCGCGTTCATCTTCATCTGGAAGAAACTCGAAGAAGTGGTTATTTCTGAAGGATCTTTTGCATCGGAGCAAAAGCGAGGGAAGAACCCAAAACAAGGAGAGATTCTGGTCCGCGATATCATTCTCCCAGGTGAAGGAGAAGAAAACGTCATCGTCGCCGTCGCCTTCTCCGGTGCTGTCCCCGTCATCCTCCCGTGACGAGAAGAAAGGCAAAACAgagacaaagaaagaaaggaaagctCCAGCTACTGTGAAACCGGCGAATGGGGTGTGGAGACGGCGGGTGCCGCCGTCAGCCCACGAGTTGCATTACACAGCAAACAGAGCTCAAGCGGAggagatgaagaaaaagaCGTTTCTCCCATACAGGCAGGGGCTTCTGGGGTGCCTGGGTTTCAGTTCGAAGAGTTATGGCGCTTTCAGTGGATTTACTAGAAATCTGAACCCCATTTCTTCCAGGTGA